The Gymnodinialimonas sp. 57CJ19 genome includes a window with the following:
- a CDS encoding M81 family metallopeptidase, protein MISHPEKPKARRPRVAVASLMQETNTFSPIPTTVAVFEEYYIHRGDAMRDGYGAARVEVPGVFAGLTAAEIDVVPLIASYAAAAGPITRPAFEELVSEMEARLRDAGPVDGLILVLHGALVVEDQPDGDGEVVARMRAILPDGMPIGVSLDLHAHITPLMLQPDTFHVGYQEYPHVDMYESGERVAGLMARTLAGQCRPVMALAKCNVLVPAVCGRTTDGPLAHVARAARKMEGEGSILHASIFPVQPWIDVPDLGFAALVCADGDRAAAQAFADALAARVMEIRHKFTLDSVPLDHAIEVAHTNDGMTLVSDSGDAPTGGAAADNVAVLRALLDAGADKQPRLSLLTLCDPVAAQIAHGVGVGAVIEVSLGHAFSINDGAPVSTSARVLSVSDGRYVMHDPGAQGLPMDMGRTAVLGIGQLRVVVRTRPSMEWDTGIYLSQGLDPSTAALVFVKSPSHFRVSFGPLAARILVADTPGPTCADVRKLQYTRVTRPLFPLDDF, encoded by the coding sequence ATGATCTCGCACCCCGAAAAGCCGAAGGCGCGCAGGCCTCGTGTGGCGGTGGCGTCGCTCATGCAAGAGACCAACACCTTCTCTCCGATACCCACCACAGTTGCGGTCTTCGAGGAATATTATATCCATCGCGGCGACGCGATGCGCGATGGGTATGGAGCGGCGCGCGTCGAGGTGCCGGGGGTATTTGCAGGCCTGACCGCGGCCGAAATCGACGTGGTTCCCCTGATTGCGTCCTACGCCGCCGCCGCAGGGCCGATTACGCGCCCCGCCTTTGAGGAACTTGTGTCCGAAATGGAGGCGCGTCTGCGCGATGCCGGGCCAGTGGACGGCCTGATCTTGGTCTTGCATGGCGCATTGGTTGTCGAAGACCAGCCTGACGGGGATGGTGAGGTCGTCGCACGGATGCGGGCGATCTTGCCTGATGGTATGCCTATCGGTGTTTCTCTTGATCTGCACGCTCATATCACGCCGTTGATGCTGCAACCCGACACATTTCACGTCGGCTACCAAGAATATCCCCACGTCGACATGTATGAATCAGGAGAGCGGGTTGCGGGTTTGATGGCGCGAACGCTGGCGGGCCAGTGCCGGCCGGTCATGGCCTTGGCGAAGTGCAACGTACTTGTCCCCGCAGTCTGTGGTCGCACGACCGACGGACCGCTGGCCCATGTCGCACGGGCGGCCCGCAAGATGGAGGGCGAAGGCTCAATCTTGCATGCATCGATCTTTCCGGTGCAGCCGTGGATTGATGTGCCCGATCTAGGGTTCGCAGCCTTGGTGTGTGCCGATGGTGATCGGGCGGCGGCCCAAGCGTTTGCGGATGCGTTGGCCGCCAGAGTGATGGAAATCCGGCACAAGTTCACACTTGATAGTGTTCCGCTCGATCATGCGATTGAGGTTGCTCACACAAATGACGGAATGACCCTTGTTTCCGACAGTGGCGACGCCCCGACGGGGGGGGCTGCTGCCGATAATGTCGCCGTCCTGCGCGCGCTGTTGGACGCAGGCGCTGACAAGCAACCCCGACTATCCCTATTGACGCTCTGCGATCCGGTTGCCGCGCAAATTGCCCACGGCGTTGGGGTCGGGGCAGTGATTGAGGTGAGTCTCGGTCATGCATTCTCGATCAACGACGGCGCGCCGGTTTCTACGTCAGCCCGCGTCCTTTCCGTATCAGACGGACGTTATGTGATGCACGACCCCGGCGCGCAGGGGCTTCCGATGGATATGGGTCGGACAGCCGTGCTCGGCATCGGGCAACTACGCGTCGTTGTTCGGACCCGGCCGTCGATGGAGTGGGACACGGGCATTTACCTGTCCCAAGGCCTTGACCCATCTACAGCGGCGCTTGTCTTTGTAAAGTCGCCCTCCCACTTCCGGGTGAGTTTCGGACCTCTTGCCGCCCGCATTCTGGTGGCGGACACGCCGGGTCCCACCTGTGCGGATGTTCGCAAGCTGCAGTACACAAGGGTCACTCGGCCGCTCTTCCCGCTCGATGATTTCTAA
- a CDS encoding mannonate dehydratase, with protein sequence MRLTMVANPPDDTNLKLLGQLGASEAVHYDMNGLPDDVEALAAIHARYAAFGLRWTVAESGPPIDKIVMGKHGWQEQTERYKRTLGHLGALGVEVVAYNFMPQVSPDAMVVRTAMDRQTRGGALTSGFRLTEMSDQTLPHTEKPIARAQMWDNLERFLLDVVPAAEAAGVRLSLHPDDPPLPELCGLQRIIGSIEDFDRVLAISDSPANAMTMCLGCFAENGHDLPALIRRWERRIGFVHVRDVHGTWDDFIETFPDDGQNDLLAVFEALVATGYDGPIRSDHAPLLACDDATNDGYAMSGHIFAMGYLRGLAQVARREGK encoded by the coding sequence TTGCGTTTAACGATGGTCGCCAACCCGCCTGATGACACCAACCTGAAGCTACTGGGCCAATTAGGGGCCAGTGAGGCCGTGCATTATGACATGAACGGCTTGCCGGATGATGTCGAAGCGTTGGCGGCGATCCATGCGCGCTACGCCGCATTTGGCCTACGCTGGACAGTCGCTGAATCTGGCCCGCCAATCGACAAGATCGTCATGGGCAAACACGGGTGGCAAGAACAGACCGAGCGCTACAAGCGGACGCTTGGACATCTCGGGGCTTTGGGCGTGGAAGTCGTTGCCTACAACTTCATGCCTCAGGTATCGCCAGACGCCATGGTCGTGCGCACGGCGATGGATCGTCAGACCCGTGGCGGCGCATTAACCAGCGGGTTTCGCCTGACGGAAATGTCGGATCAGACGCTACCCCATACCGAGAAGCCGATCGCGCGCGCGCAGATGTGGGACAATCTTGAGCGTTTCCTGCTTGATGTCGTGCCCGCCGCAGAGGCCGCAGGCGTGCGCCTTTCGCTGCATCCCGATGATCCACCCCTGCCAGAGCTTTGCGGCTTGCAGAGGATTATCGGCTCCATTGAGGATTTCGACCGGGTGCTTGCGATCTCGGACAGTCCGGCAAATGCAATGACGATGTGTCTTGGGTGCTTTGCGGAGAATGGCCACGATTTGCCCGCTTTGATCCGGCGTTGGGAAAGACGCATCGGGTTTGTTCATGTGCGCGACGTGCACGGCACTTGGGATGACTTTATCGAGACGTTCCCCGATGACGGCCAGAACGATCTGCTGGCCGTGTTCGAGGCACTTGTTGCAACAGGTTACGATGGCCCTATCCGCAGCGATCATGCCCCGCTTCTGGCCTGCGATGATGCCACAAACGACGGCTACGCGATGAGTGGGCATATCTTTGCGATGGGCTACCTCAGAGGTCTTGCGCAAGTAGCAAGAAGGGAAGGTAAATAA
- a CDS encoding RraA family protein — translation MTDRLEILKTCKAELYSAVICDTLDSLGLRSQTVAPGLAPLAEDMTIFGYARVGLFMPIYHDDAEVNVYEHEIALVDDLKPGEVPIISCNGNLDIAPWGELLSTRAQVLESAGCITDGCVRDVAMIRDMGFPVFSGGRNPVDTKYRGKMMWYDVPCVIGGVLVNSGDMVVADHDGIVVIPSERVEEVVAGALEKVRSENTVRDELRAGSSLAEVFKKHGIL, via the coding sequence ATGACAGACCGCCTCGAAATTCTGAAAACTTGTAAGGCAGAACTCTATTCTGCAGTGATATGCGATACGCTCGACAGCCTTGGTCTGCGCAGCCAGACCGTCGCACCGGGACTCGCACCTCTGGCCGAGGACATGACGATCTTCGGATATGCCCGTGTCGGCCTTTTCATGCCAATTTACCACGACGACGCCGAAGTGAATGTCTACGAACATGAGATCGCGCTGGTCGATGATCTCAAACCAGGAGAGGTTCCGATCATTTCGTGCAATGGAAACCTAGACATCGCACCTTGGGGGGAATTGCTTTCGACCCGTGCGCAGGTTCTCGAAAGCGCGGGCTGTATTACGGATGGTTGTGTGCGTGACGTAGCGATGATCCGAGACATGGGATTTCCGGTATTCTCTGGCGGGCGCAATCCAGTGGACACCAAGTATCGTGGGAAGATGATGTGGTACGATGTGCCATGTGTTATCGGCGGCGTTCTTGTGAATTCGGGTGATATGGTTGTCGCCGATCACGATGGTATCGTCGTCATCCCAAGCGAAAGAGTGGAGGAGGTTGTTGCAGGCGCGCTTGAGAAGGTGCGCTCTGAAAACACCGTGCGTGATGAGCTTCGAGCTGGAAGCAGCCTCGCCGAAGTTTTCAAAAAGCACGGCATTTTATAA